The Rhodoferax sediminis genome has a segment encoding these proteins:
- a CDS encoding acyl-CoA thioesterase, whose product MGKTQVYEVKVQFGDCDPAGIVFFPNFLRWMDASSLNFFMACGLPPWRELTRTTGIVGTPLLEIHTKFLRSATYGETLHIHTSVEEWRDKVFLQQHLIRRGDDLLCEGRETRAFVIHPPGEPGRLKAIPVPADIRALCG is encoded by the coding sequence ATGGGCAAGACGCAGGTGTACGAAGTCAAGGTGCAGTTCGGCGACTGCGACCCCGCGGGCATCGTCTTTTTTCCCAACTTCCTGAGGTGGATGGACGCCTCGTCGCTGAACTTCTTCATGGCGTGCGGCCTGCCCCCCTGGCGCGAACTGACCCGGACCACTGGTATCGTCGGCACGCCGCTGCTGGAGATCCACACCAAATTCCTGCGCTCGGCCACCTATGGCGAAACGCTGCACATTCATACCAGCGTCGAGGAGTGGCGCGACAAGGTTTTCTTGCAACAACACCTGATCCGGCGTGGCGACGACCTGCTGTGCGAAGGTCGCGAGACGCGCGCCTTCGTGATCCATCCGCCCGGCGAGCCGGGCCGGCTCAAGGCCATTCCGGTACCGGCGGACATCCGTGCGCTGTGCGGCTGA
- a CDS encoding FKBP-type peptidyl-prolyl cis-trans isomerase codes for MSMITTASGLQYHDTATGDGAQATKGQSVTVHYTGWLFNDGVQGAKFDSSKDRKDPFVFSLGAGMVIRGWDEGVAGMKVGGARTLIIPADLGYGARGAGGVIPPNATLKFDVELLGVK; via the coding sequence TTGAGCATGATCACCACCGCATCCGGCCTGCAATACCACGACACCGCCACCGGCGACGGCGCCCAGGCCACGAAAGGCCAGAGCGTCACCGTTCATTACACCGGCTGGCTCTTCAACGACGGCGTGCAAGGCGCCAAGTTTGACTCCAGCAAGGACCGCAAGGACCCTTTCGTGTTCTCGTTGGGCGCCGGCATGGTGATTCGCGGCTGGGACGAAGGCGTCGCGGGCATGAAGGTCGGCGGGGCGCGCACCCTGATCATTCCGGCGGACCTGGGCTATGGCGCGCGCGGCGCCGGCGGCGTGATTCCGCCCAACGCCACGCTCAAGTTCGACGTCGAACTGCTCGGCGTCAAGTAA
- the grpE gene encoding nucleotide exchange factor GrpE, producing MSNHQNPEQNQSMNAPGTDGIPADASPEEREAALAANEAQAAADMISVQAEMDGLKTRVAELSDHFLRAKAETENARRRAEEEISKARKFALESFAESLLPVADSLEAGLAVKDATLEQIREGTEVTLRQLKAALERNKVIEVNPAAGSKFDPHQHQAISMVPADQEANTVVTVLQKGYLIAERVLRPALVTVAAPK from the coding sequence ATGTCTAACCATCAGAACCCCGAGCAAAATCAATCCATGAACGCCCCCGGAACGGATGGAATTCCGGCCGACGCCTCGCCCGAGGAGCGCGAAGCCGCCCTGGCCGCGAACGAAGCGCAGGCCGCGGCCGACATGATCAGCGTGCAGGCCGAGATGGACGGCCTCAAAACCAGGGTCGCCGAATTGTCCGACCACTTTTTGCGCGCCAAGGCCGAAACCGAAAATGCCCGCCGCCGCGCCGAAGAGGAAATCTCCAAGGCCCGCAAATTTGCACTTGAGAGCTTTGCCGAGAGCCTGCTGCCGGTAGCAGACAGCCTGGAAGCCGGCCTCGCCGTGAAGGATGCCACGCTTGAACAGATCCGCGAAGGCACCGAGGTCACGCTGCGCCAGCTCAAAGCGGCGCTGGAGCGCAACAAGGTGATCGAGGTCAATCCGGCCGCCGGCAGCAAATTCGACCCGCATCAGCACCAGGCCATCAGCATGGTGCCGGCCGATCAGGAGGCCAATACCGTGGTCACAGTGTTGCAAAAGGGCTACCTGATCGCCGAACGCGTGCTGCGCCCCGCGCTGGTCACGGTAGCCGCGCCGAAATGA
- a CDS encoding SDR family NAD(P)-dependent oxidoreductase: MNIQGHAALVTGGGSGLGEATARELARLGAKVAVLDVNLANAEKVAAEINGIACQCDITNTDSLQAAIAKAAAAHGPARILMNIAGIGSAKRVVAKDGTPAPLEDFARVINVNLIGTYNASRLFAAECAKLSPLVDGERGVMLFTASVAAFDGQVGQQAYSASKGGLVGMTLPMARDLAQHGIRVCTIAPGLFATPLMRQLPEPVQASLAASIPFPPRLGKPSEFAELACHIVTNTHLNGEVIRLDGALRMAPR; the protein is encoded by the coding sequence ATGAACATCCAAGGACATGCCGCACTCGTCACCGGTGGCGGCTCCGGCCTCGGCGAGGCCACCGCACGCGAACTGGCCCGGCTCGGCGCGAAAGTTGCCGTGCTCGATGTGAACCTCGCCAACGCCGAAAAGGTCGCAGCAGAAATCAACGGTATCGCCTGCCAGTGCGACATCACCAACACCGACAGCCTGCAGGCCGCGATCGCCAAGGCCGCCGCCGCCCACGGCCCGGCGCGCATCCTGATGAACATCGCGGGCATCGGCTCGGCCAAGCGCGTGGTCGCCAAGGACGGTACGCCTGCCCCTTTGGAAGACTTCGCCAGGGTCATCAACGTCAACCTGATCGGCACCTACAACGCGAGCCGCCTGTTTGCTGCCGAATGCGCCAAGCTGTCCCCTTTGGTCGACGGCGAGCGCGGCGTGATGCTGTTCACCGCCTCGGTGGCCGCGTTCGACGGCCAGGTCGGCCAGCAGGCCTATAGCGCCTCCAAGGGCGGCCTGGTCGGCATGACGCTGCCGATGGCGCGCGATCTGGCACAGCATGGCATCCGCGTCTGTACCATTGCGCCCGGCCTGTTCGCCACGCCGCTCATGCGGCAATTGCCCGAGCCCGTGCAGGCCTCGCTGGCGGCGAGCATTCCATTCCCGCCGCGCCTGGGCAAGCCGTCGGAATTCGCCGAGCTGGCCTGCCACATCGTCACCAACACGCACCTGAATGGCGAAGTCATCCGCCTGGACGGTGCGCTGCGCATGGCGCCCCGGTGA
- a CDS encoding branched-chain amino acid ABC transporter permease, with product MDTSIASILLLDGLTSGAIYALLGLAIVLVFAVTRVIFIPQGEFVAYGALTLAILQTGQVPGTVWLLIMLAGVAAAMDAATAWQRHHRAGAALRAAGRTLVVPLAVAAVTAWAAPRQFPMLVQVLLTIAIVTSFGPLIYRVAFQSLADASTLVLLIVSVGVHFAMTGLALLFFGAEGFRNPPFWGVRYQFGAVTLSGQAIIIGMVSLALIVLLWLFFERTLYGKALRATAVNRLGARLMGISAHTAGQLTLAMAALIGALSGLLIGPTTTVFYDSGFLIGLKGFVAAVIGGLASYPATAIGALFVGVVESFGSFWASAFKEVIVFTLILPILFWLSLTDKHAGEDH from the coding sequence ATGGACACTTCGATCGCGAGCATCCTGCTGCTCGATGGCCTCACCAGCGGGGCCATCTACGCCCTGCTCGGCCTGGCCATCGTGCTGGTGTTTGCGGTGACGCGCGTGATTTTCATCCCGCAGGGAGAGTTCGTGGCCTACGGCGCGCTGACCCTGGCGATATTGCAGACCGGCCAGGTGCCCGGCACCGTCTGGCTGCTGATCATGCTGGCGGGGGTGGCCGCCGCCATGGACGCCGCCACCGCCTGGCAGCGCCATCACCGGGCGGGAGCCGCCTTGAGGGCCGCCGGGCGCACCCTGGTCGTGCCGCTCGCGGTGGCTGCCGTCACGGCCTGGGCGGCGCCGCGGCAGTTCCCCATGCTGGTGCAGGTCCTGCTGACGATCGCCATCGTCACCTCGTTCGGCCCGCTGATCTACCGCGTGGCCTTCCAGTCGCTGGCCGATGCCAGCACGCTGGTGCTCCTGATCGTGTCGGTCGGCGTGCATTTCGCCATGACCGGGCTGGCGCTGCTGTTCTTTGGCGCCGAGGGCTTTCGCAATCCCCCGTTCTGGGGCGTGCGCTACCAGTTTGGCGCCGTGACCCTGAGCGGGCAGGCCATCATCATCGGCATGGTCTCGCTGGCGCTGATCGTGCTGCTGTGGCTGTTCTTCGAGCGCACGCTGTATGGCAAGGCGCTGCGCGCCACCGCCGTGAACCGGCTCGGCGCGCGCCTGATGGGCATCTCGGCGCACACCGCCGGCCAGTTGACGCTGGCCATGGCCGCGCTGATCGGCGCGCTGTCGGGGCTCTTGATCGGCCCGACCACCACCGTGTTCTACGACTCGGGCTTCCTGATCGGCCTGAAGGGCTTCGTCGCCGCCGTGATCGGCGGCCTGGCCAGCTACCCGGCCACCGCCATCGGGGCGCTGTTCGTCGGCGTGGTCGAATCCTTTGGCTCGTTCTGGGCCAGCGCCTTCAAGGAGGTGATCGTATTCACGCTGATCCTGCCCATCCTGTTCTGGCTCTCGCTGACCGACAAACATGCCGGGGAGGACCACTGA
- a CDS encoding ABC transporter permease subunit: MRWTSKMQPLALLAAIVLIAWLPLPDFWITQLNYIGLYSLVVLGLVLLTGIGGLTSFGQAAFVGIGAYTSAYLTINAGLSPWLTVLMGLGITAISALVVGWITLRMSGHYLPLATIAWGLALYYLMGNVDALGKYDGLLGVPGITLGDWNLSQGRPFFLLTWVLVLLAAFSLINLLNSRTGRAIRSLRTGAQMAEAMGVNTLRYKIGIFLIAALFASVSGWLFAHYQGTVNPSPFGIKWGIEYLFMAVLGGAGYVWGAVTGAALTKLLEDQLQVLLPRLFGTSGSYETIVFGIVLVLVLKYLPDGIWSFVAQRLPKKPRPNDWDGAAPLEERSRPAPGDLVLDVRAVRKQFGGLIAVNDISFSVRAGQIVGLIGPNGAGKSTTFNLITGVLGLTTGEVRFRGDVVSGLPSREIARRGVARTFQHVKMIPDMTVLENVALGAHLRGHRGALSAMLRLDRPEEQRLLREAAHQLQRVGMEGSLHELAGNLAMGPQRLLEIARALCSDPALLLLDEPAAGLRHKEKQALAGVLRQLRAEGMSILLVEHDMDLVMDVTDHIVVMEFGTHLMEGTPAEVQQSPAVRAAYLGTEH; the protein is encoded by the coding sequence ATGCGCTGGACCTCAAAAATGCAGCCGCTGGCGCTGCTGGCCGCCATCGTCCTGATCGCCTGGCTGCCGCTGCCGGATTTCTGGATCACGCAACTCAACTACATCGGCCTGTACAGCCTGGTGGTGCTGGGCCTGGTGCTGCTCACGGGCATTGGCGGCCTCACCTCGTTTGGCCAGGCCGCTTTTGTGGGCATCGGGGCCTATACCAGCGCCTACCTGACGATCAACGCCGGGCTCTCGCCCTGGCTCACGGTGCTCATGGGTCTGGGCATCACGGCCATCAGCGCGCTGGTGGTGGGCTGGATCACGCTGCGCATGTCAGGCCACTACCTGCCGCTGGCCACCATCGCCTGGGGGCTGGCGCTGTACTACCTGATGGGCAACGTCGACGCCCTGGGTAAATACGACGGCCTGCTCGGCGTACCCGGCATCACTTTGGGGGATTGGAATTTGAGCCAGGGCCGGCCCTTTTTCCTGCTGACCTGGGTGCTGGTGCTGCTGGCGGCCTTCTCGCTGATCAACCTGCTCAACTCGCGCACCGGGCGCGCCATCCGCTCGCTGCGCACCGGCGCGCAGATGGCCGAGGCCATGGGCGTGAACACGCTGCGCTACAAGATCGGCATCTTCCTGATCGCCGCGCTGTTCGCGAGCGTCTCGGGCTGGCTGTTCGCGCACTATCAAGGCACCGTGAATCCCTCGCCGTTCGGCATCAAATGGGGCATCGAATACCTGTTCATGGCGGTGCTGGGCGGCGCCGGCTACGTCTGGGGCGCGGTCACCGGGGCGGCCCTGACCAAGCTGCTGGAAGACCAGCTGCAGGTGCTGCTGCCCCGGCTGTTCGGCACCAGCGGCAGCTACGAGACCATTGTGTTCGGCATCGTGCTGGTGCTGGTGCTCAAGTACCTGCCCGACGGCATCTGGTCTTTTGTGGCCCAGCGCCTGCCCAAAAAGCCGCGTCCGAACGACTGGGACGGCGCCGCACCGCTTGAAGAACGGTCCAGGCCCGCACCGGGCGATCTGGTACTGGACGTGCGCGCGGTGCGCAAGCAATTCGGCGGTTTGATCGCCGTGAACGACATCAGCTTCTCGGTGCGGGCCGGGCAGATCGTCGGCCTGATCGGCCCCAACGGCGCGGGCAAGTCCACCACCTTCAACCTGATCACCGGCGTGCTCGGGCTGACGACCGGCGAAGTGCGCTTTCGCGGCGACGTGGTCAGCGGCCTGCCCTCGCGCGAGATTGCCCGGCGCGGTGTGGCGCGCACCTTCCAGCACGTGAAGATGATTCCCGACATGACGGTGCTCGAAAACGTCGCGCTGGGCGCCCACCTGCGCGGCCACCGCGGCGCGCTGTCGGCCATGCTGCGGCTGGACCGGCCGGAAGAACAGCGCCTGCTGCGCGAGGCCGCGCACCAGCTGCAACGCGTGGGCATGGAAGGCAGCCTGCACGAGCTGGCCGGTAACCTGGCCATGGGCCCGCAGCGCCTGCTCGAGATTGCCCGCGCCCTGTGCAGCGACCCGGCGCTGCTGCTGCTGGACGAGCCGGCGGCTGGCCTGCGCCACAAGGAAAAACAGGCGCTGGCGGGCGTGCTGCGCCAGTTGCGCGCCGAGGGCATGAGCATCCTGCTGGTGGAGCACGACATGGACCTGGTGATGGACGTGACGGACCACATCGTGGTGATGGAATTCGGCACGCACCTGATGGAGGGCACACCGGCCGAGGTCCAGCAAAGCCCCGCGGTACGCGCCGCCTATCTCGGCACCGAACATTGA
- a CDS encoding ABC transporter ATP-binding protein, with the protein MNNTPLLRVQDLHAGYGRAEVLHGIDLQATAGSVITVIGPNGAGKSTLLNALMGILPARGQIEFQGQPLQKLSLEERVMLGIALVPEKRELFGTMPVEDNLVLGAFRQVRLRNPKWRDQLEVVYTLFPRLKERRLQLAGTLSGGERQMLAVARALMSRPTLLMLDEPSLGLAPLIVREIFHTVEELRKTGVTILLVEQNARAALEAADHGYVLEMGSVSLQGRAFDLATDARVIDTYLGASRTPAAQASSGAGVD; encoded by the coding sequence ATGAACAACACCCCCCTCCTTCGCGTTCAGGACCTGCATGCCGGTTACGGCCGCGCCGAAGTCCTGCACGGCATCGACCTGCAGGCCACGGCGGGCAGCGTGATCACCGTGATCGGCCCGAATGGCGCCGGCAAGTCCACCCTGCTCAACGCCCTGATGGGCATCCTGCCGGCGCGCGGCCAGATCGAATTCCAGGGCCAGCCGCTGCAAAAGCTGTCGCTCGAAGAGCGCGTGATGCTCGGCATTGCGCTGGTGCCCGAAAAGCGCGAGCTGTTCGGCACCATGCCGGTGGAAGACAACCTCGTGCTCGGCGCGTTCCGCCAGGTGCGCCTGCGCAACCCGAAATGGCGCGACCAACTCGAGGTGGTCTACACCCTGTTCCCGCGCCTGAAGGAGCGGCGCCTGCAACTGGCCGGCACGCTGTCGGGCGGCGAGCGCCAGATGCTGGCGGTGGCGCGCGCCCTGATGTCGCGCCCTACGCTGCTGATGCTGGACGAGCCCAGCCTGGGCCTGGCGCCGCTGATCGTGCGCGAGATCTTCCACACCGTGGAAGAACTGCGCAAGACCGGTGTCACGATTTTGCTGGTCGAACAAAACGCGCGCGCCGCGCTGGAAGCGGCCGACCACGGCTATGTGCTGGAAATGGGCAGCGTCAGCCTGCAGGGCCGCGCCTTTGATCTCGCCACCGACGCGCGCGTGATTGACACCTACCTGGGCGCATCGCGCACACCGGCCGCGCAAGCCTCCAGTGGCGCTGGTGTAGATTAG
- a CDS encoding MarR family winged helix-turn-helix transcriptional regulator has translation MAPKESSTFVTEVDTSYLESLMGYNARRAALAIIESFLRHMAVYELRPVDFSVLSLITHNPGITSRQLCSALSILPPNLVGMINALEKRELIARRPHPHDRRATGLHLTEAGQKLMRDAEHTASELEAQATGRLSATERKTLMRLLQKIYIKAK, from the coding sequence ATGGCACCCAAAGAATCCAGCACCTTCGTCACCGAAGTCGACACCAGTTACCTTGAGTCACTGATGGGCTACAACGCGCGGCGCGCGGCGCTGGCCATCATCGAGTCGTTCCTGCGGCACATGGCCGTGTACGAGTTGCGGCCGGTGGATTTTTCGGTACTGTCGCTAATCACCCACAACCCCGGCATCACCTCGCGCCAGCTTTGCAGCGCGCTGAGCATCCTGCCGCCCAACCTGGTGGGCATGATCAACGCGCTGGAAAAGCGCGAACTGATCGCGCGCCGGCCGCACCCGCACGACCGCCGCGCCACGGGGCTGCACCTGACCGAAGCCGGCCAGAAATTGATGCGCGATGCCGAGCACACCGCCAGCGAGCTCGAAGCCCAGGCCACCGGCCGCCTGAGCGCGACCGAGCGGAAAACCCTGATGCGGCTGCTGCAAAAAATCTATATAAAAGCCAAATAG
- a CDS encoding ABC transporter substrate-binding protein — MKHTKSLVTAAVALCLSGAALADITIGVSLSLTGPASGLGIPIKNEIALWPKSIDGEKLNVIVLDDATDPTQGVKNARRFVTEDKVDLIAGSVATPVAIPMAAVAAEAETVQLSLSPSALPPGKDHWTFRLPQSNAVMSYAMVAHMKKLGVKTVGFLGYTDAYGEGWLKDFTAEAAKNGIKVVATERFARSDTSVTAQALKLTSANPDAILIVASGSGAAMPEMAVVERGYKGKIYQTHAAATRDLMRVGGKEVEGTYVVSGPAVIAEQLPDSHPSKKVAIDFVQKYEKVYGPGSRNQFAGHGYDALLVLEKVVPGALKKAKPGTKEFRAALRDGIETMGRTVVSHGVLDYTAQDHWGFTNETGVMLKVVNGEFKVD; from the coding sequence ATGAAACACACCAAATCCCTCGTGACCGCCGCCGTCGCTCTGTGCCTGTCGGGCGCCGCCCTGGCCGACATCACGATCGGCGTGAGCCTGTCGCTGACCGGCCCGGCCTCCGGGCTGGGCATTCCCATCAAGAACGAGATCGCGCTGTGGCCAAAAAGCATTGACGGCGAAAAGCTCAATGTGATCGTGCTCGACGACGCCACCGATCCAACCCAGGGGGTCAAGAATGCGCGCCGCTTCGTGACGGAAGACAAGGTCGACCTGATCGCCGGCTCGGTCGCCACACCGGTCGCCATTCCCATGGCCGCCGTCGCGGCCGAGGCAGAGACCGTGCAACTGTCCCTGTCGCCCTCGGCGCTGCCGCCGGGCAAGGACCATTGGACCTTCCGCTTGCCGCAATCGAACGCCGTGATGTCCTACGCCATGGTGGCGCACATGAAGAAACTGGGGGTCAAGACGGTGGGCTTCCTCGGCTACACCGATGCCTACGGCGAAGGCTGGCTGAAGGACTTCACGGCAGAGGCCGCGAAGAATGGCATCAAGGTGGTGGCCACCGAGCGCTTTGCGCGTTCCGACACCAGCGTGACGGCGCAGGCCCTCAAGCTGACCTCGGCCAATCCGGACGCCATCCTGATCGTGGCCTCGGGCAGCGGTGCCGCGATGCCGGAAATGGCCGTGGTCGAGCGCGGCTACAAGGGCAAGATCTACCAGACCCACGCCGCGGCCACGCGCGACCTGATGCGCGTGGGTGGCAAGGAGGTCGAAGGCACCTACGTGGTGTCGGGTCCTGCCGTGATTGCCGAGCAGCTGCCCGACAGCCATCCGTCCAAGAAGGTCGCGATCGACTTTGTGCAGAAGTACGAGAAGGTCTACGGCCCCGGCTCGCGCAACCAGTTCGCCGGACACGGCTACGACGCGCTGCTGGTGCTGGAAAAAGTGGTGCCTGGCGCCTTGAAGAAGGCCAAGCCCGGCACCAAGGAGTTCCGTGCCGCGCTGCGTGACGGGATTGAAACCATGGGGCGCACCGTCGTGTCGCACGGCGTGCTGGATTACACGGCGCAGGACCACTGGGGCTTTACCAACGAGACCGGCGTGATGCTCAAGGTCGTGAACGGGGAATTCAAGGTCGACTGA
- a CDS encoding feruloyl-CoA synthase, whose protein sequence is MSETKPSSAPRYRPLKFGVTRVLLRDGQDGVRYLEADQPLADYAARITDRFMHWAQTTPERSFLARRVKNADGSTGDWRHISYGEALVTARAVGQALLDRGLSAERPVVILSENSLEHAQLALGCLYAGIPYCPASPAYSVVSLDYEKLRHIFKTLTPGLVFASDAARYGKAIQATAGLDVEVVLHEGSLDGRPTTPFAALLATAPTPQVDAAMQATGPDTITKFLFTSGSTKLPKAVINTHCMWCANQQQMRQSMPVLAEEPPVLVDWLPWNHTFGGNHNVGLTIYNGGTLYIDDGKPTPALMSETLRNLREIAPTVYFNVPTGFEAIANAMKTDAQLRRTLLSRVKMFFYAGAGLAQPVWDSLHATQEAEIGERIVMGTGLGMTESAPFAVFVTSPNVKAGDIGVPAPGIVLKLVPVDGKTEVRYAGPNITPGYWRAPQATKEAFDEEGFFRTGDAVQWIDPNDIHQGLKFDGRIAEDFKLATGTFVSVGPLRARIIAAGAPYIQDAVLTGLNLNEVGAMIFPTAAVRTLSGLDASASLAEVLESAPVLAHFRRVFTELAQQSTGSANRIARAILLAEPPSIDKGEVTDKGSINQRAVLKHRDALVRALHDGTAAHILKPGER, encoded by the coding sequence ATGAGCGAGACAAAACCCTCTTCCGCACCGCGCTACCGCCCCTTGAAATTCGGCGTCACGCGCGTGCTGCTGCGCGATGGCCAAGACGGTGTCCGCTACCTCGAAGCCGACCAGCCGCTGGCCGACTACGCGGCGCGCATCACCGACCGCTTTATGCACTGGGCGCAGACCACGCCTGAGCGCAGCTTCCTGGCGCGCCGCGTCAAAAACGCGGACGGCAGCACGGGCGACTGGCGCCACATCAGCTACGGCGAGGCACTCGTCACCGCCCGCGCGGTCGGGCAGGCGCTGCTGGACCGCGGCCTGAGCGCCGAGCGCCCGGTGGTGATCCTGAGCGAGAACAGCCTGGAGCACGCGCAGCTGGCGCTCGGCTGCCTGTACGCCGGCATCCCCTACTGCCCGGCCTCGCCGGCCTACAGCGTGGTCAGCCTGGACTACGAAAAACTGCGCCACATCTTCAAGACACTGACCCCGGGGCTGGTGTTTGCCAGCGACGCCGCGCGCTATGGCAAGGCGATCCAGGCCACCGCGGGCCTTGATGTCGAAGTCGTGCTGCACGAGGGCTCGCTGGACGGCCGTCCCACCACCCCCTTCGCCGCGCTGCTGGCCACCGCGCCGACGCCGCAGGTGGATGCCGCCATGCAGGCCACCGGGCCGGACACCATCACCAAGTTCCTCTTCACCTCGGGCTCGACCAAGCTGCCCAAGGCCGTGATCAACACGCACTGCATGTGGTGCGCGAACCAGCAGCAGATGCGCCAGTCCATGCCGGTGCTGGCCGAGGAGCCCCCGGTGCTGGTCGACTGGCTGCCCTGGAATCACACCTTCGGCGGCAACCACAACGTGGGCCTGACGATCTACAACGGCGGCACGCTGTACATCGACGACGGCAAGCCCACGCCGGCGCTGATGAGCGAGACCCTGCGCAACCTGCGCGAGATCGCGCCCACGGTGTACTTCAACGTGCCCACCGGCTTCGAGGCGATTGCCAACGCCATGAAGACCGACGCGCAGCTGCGCCGCACGCTGCTGTCGCGCGTGAAGATGTTTTTCTATGCGGGCGCGGGACTCGCGCAGCCGGTCTGGGACAGCCTGCACGCCACGCAGGAAGCCGAGATCGGCGAGCGCATCGTCATGGGCACGGGCCTGGGCATGACCGAGTCCGCGCCGTTCGCGGTATTCGTGACCAGCCCAAATGTGAAGGCCGGCGACATCGGCGTGCCCGCACCGGGCATCGTGCTCAAGCTAGTACCGGTGGACGGCAAGACCGAGGTGCGCTATGCAGGCCCCAACATCACGCCGGGTTACTGGCGCGCGCCGCAGGCGACGAAAGAGGCGTTCGACGAGGAAGGCTTTTTCCGCACCGGCGATGCGGTCCAGTGGATCGACCCGAACGACATCCACCAGGGACTGAAGTTCGACGGGCGCATCGCAGAGGACTTCAAGCTGGCCACCGGCACTTTTGTGAGCGTGGGTCCGCTGCGCGCCAGGATCATTGCGGCGGGCGCGCCTTACATCCAGGACGCCGTGCTCACCGGACTGAACCTCAACGAGGTCGGCGCGATGATTTTCCCGACGGCCGCCGTGCGCACGCTGAGCGGATTGGATGCCAGCGCGTCGCTGGCCGAGGTGCTTGAGAGCGCACCGGTGCTGGCGCATTTCCGCCGCGTCTTCACCGAACTGGCGCAGCAATCCACTGGCAGCGCGAACCGCATCGCGCGCGCCATTTTGCTGGCCGAGCCGCCCTCCATCGACAAGGGCGAGGTGACCGACAAGGGCTCGATCAACCAGCGCGCCGTGCTCAAGCACCGCGACGCCCTGGTGCGCGCGCTGCACGACGGCACGGCCGCCCACATTCTCAAACCCGGCGAACGCTGA
- a CDS encoding winged helix-turn-helix transcriptional regulator yields the protein MSSKENAAVSQLLSLLESRYAMRVLWALRDGHAQTFRLLQDSVGGITPNTLNTRIKELREAGLVNHGTDGYGVTASGVDLLKRLNDLQAFAGKWAASQAKKK from the coding sequence ATGAGTTCCAAGGAAAATGCCGCCGTCAGCCAGTTGCTGAGCCTGCTGGAGTCGCGCTACGCGATGCGTGTGCTGTGGGCGCTCAGGGATGGCCATGCGCAGACCTTCCGGCTGCTGCAGGACAGCGTCGGCGGCATCACCCCCAACACGCTCAACACCCGCATCAAGGAGCTGCGTGAGGCCGGCCTGGTGAACCATGGCACCGATGGCTATGGCGTCACGGCGTCGGGTGTCGATCTGCTCAAGCGCCTGAACGACCTGCAGGCCTTTGCCGGCAAGTGGGCGGCCAGCCAGGCCAAAAAGAAGTAA
- a CDS encoding crotonase/enoyl-CoA hydratase family protein: MSKKDLQLDIRGDHKEVAVIRLTRPAKRNALSDGLILALRDVFENLPATVRAAVIDGEGEHFCAGLDLSELKERDAGQGLVHSRMWHAALERVQYGPVPVIAALHGAVVGGGLELASACHIRVADDSTFYALPEGSRGIFVGGGGAVRIPRLIGAARMTDMMLTGRVYNAQDGERIGLAQYLVPQGQAFDKAFELAQRVAQNAPLTNYALMHALPRIAEQPADQGFLTEALMAAIAQSAPEAKTRVQAFLDGRAAKVKKA; the protein is encoded by the coding sequence ATGAGCAAAAAAGACCTCCAGCTTGACATTCGCGGCGACCACAAGGAAGTCGCCGTGATCCGCCTGACCCGCCCCGCCAAACGCAATGCGCTCAGCGATGGCCTGATTCTGGCCCTGCGCGATGTTTTTGAAAACCTGCCCGCCACGGTACGCGCGGCAGTCATCGACGGCGAAGGCGAGCATTTCTGCGCCGGCCTGGATCTGTCCGAGCTCAAGGAGCGCGACGCGGGCCAGGGCCTGGTCCATTCGCGCATGTGGCACGCCGCGCTGGAGCGCGTGCAATACGGCCCGGTGCCCGTCATCGCGGCCCTGCACGGCGCGGTGGTCGGCGGCGGACTCGAGCTGGCCAGCGCCTGCCATATCCGCGTGGCCGACGACTCCACCTTCTATGCGCTGCCCGAAGGCTCGCGCGGCATCTTCGTGGGCGGCGGCGGCGCGGTGCGCATTCCGCGCCTGATCGGCGCCGCGCGCATGACCGACATGATGCTGACGGGGCGCGTGTACAACGCACAGGACGGCGAGCGCATCGGCCTGGCCCAATACCTGGTGCCGCAAGGCCAGGCGTTCGACAAGGCCTTCGAGCTGGCGCAGCGCGTGGCGCAAAACGCACCGCTGACCAACTATGCGCTGATGCACGCGCTGCCGCGCATCGCCGAGCAGCCGGCCGACCAGGGCTTCCTGACCGAGGCACTGATGGCCGCGATTGCGCAGAGCGCGCCCGAGGCCAAGACCCGCGTGCAGGCCTTCCTCGACGGCCGCGCCGCCAAGGTCAAAAAAGCCTGA